DNA sequence from the Nicotiana tomentosiformis chromosome 3, ASM39032v3, whole genome shotgun sequence genome:
taataattattaaaattagtcaagaacatttaccccaatccaAGTCATGAAAATTGCCTCTAAAATCGCCCAGattcgagctcccaatctcaaaatgtgattaatgaaactaaaaactcGCTTAAGGTATATTAGCCCAGTGATTCTGCTTTTGTGGACAAAAAGACGCTTATGCGACACCACATATGCAGGAAAAACCCTCGCAGGTGCAGATTCCGCTAAAGACTCCaccccttcgcttctgcgaccacataTTTTCTTCTATGGATCTACTTTTTTGGAAACATAAGTGCATCTGCGCTTGTGCTTTTATGCTAAACAATTTGCATCTTTGAAACTCACCTACCTAGCATACCTCCGCACCTAAAACCCACTGTCCGCTTCTgcagctccgcatctgcgaccaaacATTTGCAGGTGCAACCACACTAGGTCCCTGCCAAACCAGCAATAACCAACATGACTCCAAATGGTCCGAACTCATCTAAAACACACCTGAGTCCCTAtctaattataccaacaagtcttaaaatataacacggacctactcagagcatcaaatcacacaaaacaatatcaaaaccacgaatcgcgaaccaattcaagcttaatgaacttttccaaatttttaaATTCCAAACTTTCGCCGACCATActtaaacaactcggaatgaccccaaattttgcactcaagttccaaatgacaagaaaaaaacctattccaacttgAGAGACCACAATCCATCTccgatagcctcaaagtcaactcccggtgaaacctatgaactttccaaagcttcaaatttccaactttcatcaaatagaaccaaatcaacctaggaacctccaaaccCAAATCCACACATacgactaagtccaaaatccatcaaaacaccattctgggTCATTTACAAAAAAGTCAAACATCGGCCAACTCtaataacttaagcttctaaccttgtAAATAAGTGTCCCAATTCGATCCAAACTCCCCAGAAACCAAACCATCCATCCCCGCAAGCACATAACAACAAGTAAGCATATCGGAAGAATTACATTAGGGAACTAGGCTCAAATGCACAAtatgatcggccgggtcattatattccTTCCCTCTTAAACCAACGTTCTTccacgaacgagtttagaatcttACCTGGGGTATCAAAAAGAtaaggatatctgctccgcatatcatgctcggtctcccaagtcacctcctcaaccGGTTAAACTCTCCACTAAAATTTCACCGATGTTATATTCTTCGATATGAGCTTTCGAACCTTCCTGTTCAAAATGGCCACCAACTCcccatcataagtcaaatccttgtccaattgcacCGAGCTGATATCTAACACATGTGAATGATCCTCATAATACTtatgaagcatggaaacatgaaacaccggatagACTCTCGATAATCTGGGTGGCAAagaaagtctgtaggccacctacgcaactctctccaacacctcgaaatgagggctcaactttcccttcttctcgaaccttattacacccttcatgggtgaaactctaagtTGAACCCTCTCAtccaccatgaatgccacatcacgagccttcctatcagcatTACTCTTTTTCTTAGACTGCGTTGTACGATGCCACTCATGAATTAATttcaccttctctaaagcatcacgaaccaaatcagtgcccaacaacctagcctccctaggatcaaaccaaccaaccggagaaagACATCGCATTGGATATTCACATGGAGCCATCTTGATACTCGACTGGtgagctattgttgtaggcaaactttgctAACGGCAAAAAATGATCCCATTGGCtgcaaaatcaatgacacatgctCTCAACAAGTCttctaagatctgaatagtatgctcggactgcTATTCTATCTAGGGATGAAATACCGTACTCAAatcaacctgtgtgcccaactctcactcCACCGCCCTCCAAAAATATGATGTAAATTGAGTGCCTCGATCCAAGATAATAGACACAAGCACATCATGCAGGTAGACAATCTCTCCAACATAAATCTGAGCCAGCTGATCTAACgtgtaggtagtcatgactggaatgaagtgtgcagacttggtcagtcaaTCCAGAATGACCCACACAATATCAAATATCCTCAACATCCATGGCAACCCAACCATAAAATCCATAGTCATATGCTCCCACATAGTCATATGCTCCCATAAAATCCCACTGAAGCAAACTACCAAGTCTCTGTTGCGCATACTTAACCTGTTGATAGTTCAAACACTGTGCCACATACTCAACaatgtctttctttatcctccACCGCCAATAATGCTTCTTCCAAAtatggtacatcttcgcgacacccgaatgaatggaataccgtgaactatggGGTTCTTTAAGAATCAGCTCCCGCAATCCATCCAGATTAGGTACACAAATCTGGCCATGAAGCCTCAATAACCTGTCATCACCAATAgccacctccttagcatcactatgctgcaccgtgtccttaagtacaagcaagtggggatcatcatactgccactccttgatgcgctcaaacaaggacgaccgtGATACAACACATGTAAGAACCctgctaggctccgaaatatccaacctcacaaacttgTTGGCCAAAGACTGAACATCTAAAGCTAATGGTCTCTCCCTAGTTGGAATAAAAGAGAGACTCCCCATACTCTCCACCTTCTACTTAAGGTGTTGGCCACCAAATTGGCCTTCCATGGTTGATAaacaatggtgatatcatagtctttcaatatctACAACCATCTTTGTTGCCTCAAGTTAAAATACTTCTTATTGAATAGATGTTgaaggctccgatgatcagtatacacctcacaagacacaccatataaATAGAGCCTCCAAATTTGTAGCGTGTGTACAATAGCTTCTacctccaaatcatgaacatggtagttcttctcatggggattcaactaACGCGAAGCATAGGCAATCAACCTATCATCCTACATaaacacacacccaatgccaacccgggaagcatcacaatagactatATATGAAATGGATGCCgaaggcaaaaccagaactggagttgtagtcaaggtagtcttgagctttgaAGCTTTTCTCACACTcttcagaccacctgaatggggcacccttctgagtcaacctgTTCAGTGGAgctgcaatagacaagaaactctccacaaagcggcaataatacccagccaaacttAGGAAGCTCCTGATCTAAATAGCGGTAGAAGGCCTGGGCAAAATCttaactacctcaatcttcttcggatccaccttaatcccctcacttgACACCATGTGACCCatgaatgccactgagtctaaatagaactcacacttggagatcttagcatatagcttcttctccctcaaagtcatGAGTACGATCCTGAaatactgctcatgctcctcccggctgcaagaatacaccaatatataatcaataaaaaaaatgatgaagaagtccagataaggctgaaacacgctgttcatcaagtgcatgaaagttgTTTGAGAATTgtttagcccaaaagacatcacaaataactcataatgcccataacgggtCATAAAAGCCATTGTAGGAATATCtgaagccctgatcttcaacttATGGTACCCTAATCCTAAGTAAATATTCAAGAATACCCCTAGAATcctaaagttgatcaaataaatcatcaatacgcgatagTGGATGCTTGtttttgatagtaaccttgttcaattgtctgtagtcaatgcacatccttatagaaccgtatttcttcttcacaaatagaactggggCACCTGAAGGTGACACACTCCTCCCAATGAAACCTTTATCTAGCAGTTCCTATAactgttcctttagttccttcaactctgctagaGCCATGTTGTACGGTAGAATATAAATAGGTTGAGTGCTCGAAGCCAAGTCaattccaaaatcaatatctctattggGTGACATACGTGGTAGGTCTGCAGGGATATATCTGAAAACTCCCTCACCACGGGGACTGAATCAACCGTGGGAGTATCAGCAATCACTTCTCTAATAAAGTCTAAGTATGCgaagcaccccttctcaaccatatattgagccttcagaaaagataccactctactaggaacatgatctaagtAACCTCTCCACTTCAACCTCGAcaaccctggcatagccaacgtcacggtcttagtgtgacaatcaagaatagcgtgatatggagataaccaatccatacccagaatcacAACAAAATTCACCATATTAAGCAACAAAAGATCAACCATAGTCTAGAAGCCCCCAATAGTGACCAAATAAGAACGATATACATGGGTATATACACATAATCAAGAGTATCCAAAGAATcatgagacatatccaaatatgacgcacaataggatgacacatacggaTAAGCAGAACCCAGATCAATAaaaattgatgcatctctatgacatactAGAACAATACCTATAATAACTGCATATGAAGCAACTACCTCAGTCCTACCAGGGAAAGCATAAAAATGGGTCTGGCCTTCCTATCTTGGatgacctctacccgcctgtcctccacctctagttggttgtgcaggtggagtaacAACTGGAGCGGGAACCATAACTTGACTACCCTACCGAGGTCTACCCGTCTGAAGTCAATGACAATCTCTCGCaatgtgcctagtatcatcacactcaaaacaacctctctgcgGGCACGGCTGCTGGTACTAAGTATGTACCGAACAACTATAATAACTGATGTGGGAACCTCGAGTAGAAGTTTCATTGAGAGATGGTTGTCCGGTACGAGTGCTCTGGAGTCCATGACTAGCTGGAGCACTACGGATAACCTGAAGTGTGTACTGAACTAGTCGACCAACAAAGCCTCTGCTAGAAAGGTCTGAGCCGAAGAGTAGAAACCATTAAATCCTCCAAAACCACAAGGCTTCTTAGCTTCCATATCCTCTCTCTCTTGACAGCAGATTCGCTCTAACCTCTTAGTAATCCTCACCACCTGATTAAATGTAGTCTTAATCTCCAACTCCCATGCCATCCCAAATCTTAGGCTAAAggcgagtccctcaataaacctgttgactctctttctctctctctctctctctctctctctttatcaGTGGAAACCAAGGAAGGTGCATGATGAGATAACTCTataaacctcatagcatactcaAACACAATCATGCACCCCAGGCGCAATCGCTCAAACTCGATATGCAACTCATCCTATTAGGTTTGTGTAATATAATCCCTCAGGAAAATATTAGAGAATTGGGAGCAAGTAAGTGGTATTACGTCAGCTGGCCTACTCGCCTCATAAGTTTGCCACCATCTGTATGCCGACCCCgtcaactgaaaagtagtaaggtCGACCCCACCCGACTCCACCAAACCCATAGTATGCAGAATGTGGTGACACAAATCcaagaaaccttgtgcatcctcaTAATCCCCTTCACTGAATTGGAGGATGGAACTTCTGAAACCTCTCCAAGATCTTCTGCCCCTCTACCCCTCTACCGACACAACTGGCCCTACCTAGGGCTAAAGTGCAACTAGTGGTTGCACTAGAAAAATACCCGGTGTCTGATAAGCATGAGCCGACTGCTCTGGTGTACGGGTAGAGTAGGAGTATGAGCTCTTCTCCCagcctgtgaagtagctggtgcaaccagtATCAAACCTGGATGGATCAAACTCCCAAACATACCCAAGAagtgtgctaaggtctcctggaGCCCTGGCATAACAATAGGCTGCTTGGCTACACGCTCAACATGCTCGGGCTCCTGATGCTCAACCAGAGCTACTAGAGGCTCTACAATTGCTGCTCTAGTTGTAGCATGTGCCTCTCATTGGCCTCTACCTTGGCCCCGACCTCTAGCGGCTCTAGAAGGGGGGGTGTTTGCTTTGCTGATCCAGTAGTGTGTGTCCTCATTATCTGTGTGAATAGAAGAGAaaagcctcttgaagataagtacatacgtcttcttaccgatccgcaaggctccactaaacttgctcatgactcatagaaactatgaacctagagctctgataccaacttctcacaagtaaaatcccaccacaggggTCGTGAAGGCACCTAGAGTTAAAAACTAGGTAAGACGATCACTTAAGAACATTGAAACAAATAGAACATGAGATAATTAGATACAAAGTTAattataaagaaaaaatagagTCAATACAGGCCAAAGTGGAAATACTCAACATATCTTCCCAGAACTAGGTAGTACAATACTGTTCGGATATAAAAATGATAGTATCAACGTAAGTATAGGACTCCAAGGGCCTGAGACGGTCAATGCAGCTCTACCTTTAATCCTCGAGGTCAATGTAAGCTCTCACTGCCTAGGTCTGCTACCTCCaacacctagatctacacaaaatatgcagaagtatagtatgagtatatcacggtcggtacctagtaagtatcaaaactaacctcgttGAAGTAGGATGAGATTCAAGTCATGTgaactcactagtcaaataacatgtgcaatatatcaAAGACTGGAAACGGAATGTATAATGGAAAATAGTAAGTACGATTTCATTAGAGCAAATGATAACAACTCAATGCAAGTAAATGTTTAGCTTCAACAACAAGTCATCAAATAGAAACACaaacatatggcacctcgtgcccacatttctatcacaatcacaatatccacccttatcactccgccctgacacaATCACAATATCCACACGTATTGCTCTTCCCAAATACAAATTAAAATATCCAACGGTATCTCTCCATCCTGACACAATTACAATATCCAACTGTATCGCTCTGCCTTGACAAAATTCACAATATCCAACCGTATCGCTTTTCCctaagaaaatcacaatatccCACCGTATCGCTCCACCCTTACATAATCACAATCGCACGGCAAAAACTTTGTGCTAATACCCAAACAATCCGACCAACATTTCCACATATGACACGATAATCACAAAACAATAATGCGAAAGTTTCATCAAGGATATTAGTTCATAATTTATCAACAAGATGTACAAGGACATGAAACTAGTAAAAATGCGGATGGGTGTTTAACAAATAAAGCATTACTACAGCTAAAACTGTTGTAGCGATCATGTTCACATAGCCACAAAGTGATTAAGCATGTTTCATATGCAATACATCTTCAactaaggcatattaatagcctaaagtCTAATCCGGTCATAAGCCACAAATAACACCCatgtatacgctcgtcacctcatgtacacgtcgcATCTCACATAAAACGAATGAGAAATTAAGGCCAAATCCTACGAGATATTCCCCGAGACAAGGTTAgtcaaaatacttacctcaaacaagctgaATCAATACTCTAACAAGCCCTTGACTCTCGAATCAGCCTCTGTGggtcaaatctatccaaatcaactcaataacatcaaacacgactatagaaatcaattccaagtaaTAAAGCAACTATCTTTATCAATAACTAAAACGTAAACCAAAATTTTAACCCAAAACCACCTCCCAAAATCCCACAAAGGTCACAaatcccgaacacccattcaaatacgagtccaaccatataagtttcatccaaatccgactccgaattgggATTCAAATACCTATTTTTCATTTTAGAATAGTTTTGACAAAACCCAtaattttcttcatttaattcaccaatcaaatgctaaaaatcaaggatggaatcatgaataataatcaaattcgagtcaagaacacttaccccaaaccaAGTCGTGAAAATTGCCTCTAACATTGTCCAACTCCGAGCTCCCAATATCAATATGTGATATATGAAACTAAACCCTCATTCAAGGTATTTTCTGCCTAGTGATTCCGCTTTTGTAGACAAAATCACACTTCTGCAACACTGCATGTGCCAAAAAAACCCTCGCAGATGTGGATTCCACTAAAGACTTTGCCCCTTCACTTCTGCGGCCACATTTGCACTTCTGCAGAAAAATGCGCGCACCTGCGCTTGCACTTCTGGGCAAAGTAATCTGCATATGCGGAACTCACCTGCCCAACATTCCTCCACACTTGCATCCCACTGTCTGCTTCtactgtgtcacgacccaaaaaccaatcgtcgtgatgacgcctattgTGGTACTAGACAAGCCACTACTCACTATAGACGGAagcaattaatattttaaaaaaaactttgTGAAACAGAAATAAACTCGCATCACAATAAAATCtatacaatctatcccaaaaatgggggtgtcatcgagtacatgagcatctataccaggaacAGTCTAATAAAAcgtctaaggaataagaactgaaatgcgataaagataatgaaggagagccaaggcctgcgaacgccatgcagctacctcgaaaaTCTCCGGAATCaactgctcaaatatcaacacccgctatgaccgggaacacctggatctacacacgaagtgcagggtgtagcgtcagtacaaccaactcagtaagtaacaaaaacaaaaaaggaactgagaaggtagtgacgagctatacaaatacagttcatttcagtaatttcagcaatgaaagtagacatgtttcgattccgaaaatttaAGTCAAGGCAGTTACACATTACCAAATTCAGGTAAAACCAGATACAatattttccagaagtttcaGAATAATGACACAAATCttctaagtacaacaacaaatgaaacAAGTGTAACCTCTCAAGGCAACAGTCCATCAGGCTCTCACTCAATAGCTCAACACTCGTCTCTCAGCcgtcaacactcacactcaataggtatctgcgctcaaagggggtgtgcagactccggaggggctcctactgcccaagcgctataatccgcacggacagctCATgtgctgcactgacaactcacgtgctatagtatcaatttgtggatccgcacgaacaactcacatgctgcacggacaactcacgtgctatagtatcaatacctcacaggcaggacctcggccttactcagtcatcaatctctctagtctctcggaaatcataaagatcagcccaaaacaaataacatagtgtatcaacaagaatcaagaagagactgagatatgatacacaagtaaacccatgactgagtacaagatagccattagcaaataattcaaaaatTACGCGACCTCTGCATGTCCTAACAGTacaatcacatagcctaagcataatttttaacatgatttgcagtcaaatttctataacacaaggagagcatatagctaacaattattcaactttacaattccactgaatggaccaagtcccaattcctacggtgcatgcccacatgcccatcacctagcatgtgcgtcacctccaaaatgctcacataatacaataatccggggtttcataccctcaggaccagatttaaaactgttacttacctcaaaccgcacaaaatcctactccgaaatgcctttgcccctataatcagtctccaaacgccctgaatctagccacaagcaatacgatataattaatataggctaaaagaatcaattccacaagcaaaacacgaaattataagacaaaatccgaaataggctcaaatcagcccccgagaccacgtctcgaaatccaacaaaagtcacaaaatatgaacagccatccactcacgagtccaaccatacaagaattactcggatccaacctcaaatcaccttccaaaactcgaaattttagtctatgaagtttctaccatttcctcCCAAATTTTCAACTAAAATCACTaactagatgatgaaaatagcaatagattcatgaaatatagtccaatccgtgttagaattacttaccccaataatcttcttgaagaaacctcgaaaCATCGCCttacaccgagctctcaaagtcccaaaatcgaaatgaaaatcaaaccctcgaaatcctattttctgcccaagcctttcgcacctgcggaaccgctcaTGCGCAACAATATCCGCACCTGCTGAACCCACTAAAAATATTGGACTCGCACCTGCGTTCCAGGTCTCGCACTTGTGTcccttcgtccgcttctgcggaaatgccCAAACTTTACCTTTTCGCATCTGTGGCCCATCCTCGtgtgcggactcgcagatgcgtatcctttctcgcacctgcgccccttGCCCTTCCTGGCCTTGCCCACATATGCGGCCTCCTCTTCCCTTCTGCGTGTCCCCACCTGCGGTTCCCCACTCGCAGGTGCTATTACACCAGTAGGAACAACACTTCAGTTATCCTTCAACAtcaaattttgatctgttaaccacccgaaatcaaccagAGGCCCCTGGaccacaaccaaacataccaaccagtcctataacaccatacaaacttagtcgagtcctcaaatcacatcaaacaatgctaaaaaacacggattacacccggattcaagcctaatgaactt
Encoded proteins:
- the LOC138907477 gene encoding uncharacterized protein; its protein translation is MGSLSFIPTRERPLALDVQSLANKFVRLDISEPSRVLTCVVSRSSLFERIKEWQYDDPHLLVLKDTVQHSDAKEVAIGDDRLLRLHGQICVPNLDGLRELILKEPHSSRYSIHSGVAKMYHIWKKHYWRWRIKKDIVEYVAQCLNYQQVKYAQQRLGSLLQWDFMGAYDYVGAYDYGFYGWVAMDVEDI